From Alienimonas californiensis, a single genomic window includes:
- the ispD gene encoding 2-C-methyl-D-erythritol 4-phosphate cytidylyltransferase, protein MTDPTVAVVLPAAGRGSRLGGSVRKAYAELDGVPLWRRSLELFTALPQVVRVVLAVAREDVERFAAENREVFAELNRDGERVLVVAGGAERVDSVAHGIERCGDAELIAVHDAARPLAPREDLAAVFAAAAEQGAALLCTPIASTVKRVRDGRVVETVPRTELWAAQTPQVARAALMRRAFAGRHAGPPATDEAELLERAGIPVAVVRGSARNFKITTPADFALAEALVRAEAASPAEAGAAAEPVHRSPLARGSAARA, encoded by the coding sequence GTGACCGACCCGACCGTCGCCGTCGTGCTGCCCGCCGCCGGCCGCGGGTCGCGGCTGGGCGGGTCGGTGCGGAAGGCCTACGCGGAACTGGACGGCGTGCCGCTGTGGCGGCGGTCGCTGGAGTTATTCACCGCCCTGCCGCAGGTCGTGCGGGTCGTGCTCGCGGTCGCCCGGGAGGATGTGGAACGCTTCGCGGCGGAGAACCGCGAGGTGTTCGCAGAACTCAATCGGGACGGGGAGCGCGTGCTGGTCGTCGCCGGCGGGGCGGAACGGGTTGATTCGGTCGCTCACGGCATCGAGCGCTGCGGGGACGCGGAACTGATCGCCGTGCACGACGCCGCCCGGCCGCTGGCGCCGCGGGAGGATCTCGCTGCGGTGTTTGCCGCGGCCGCGGAGCAGGGGGCGGCGCTGCTGTGCACGCCGATCGCCAGCACTGTCAAACGGGTGCGGGACGGGCGGGTCGTGGAGACCGTCCCCCGCACCGAGCTGTGGGCCGCCCAGACGCCGCAGGTCGCCCGGGCCGCCTTGATGCGGCGGGCTTTCGCCGGCCGCCACGCCGGTCCCCCGGCCACGGACGAGGCCGAACTGCTCGAGCGGGCCGGCATCCCGGTGGCGGTCGTGCGGGGCTCGGCCCGGAACTTCAAGATCACCACCCCGGCCGACTTCGCCCTCGCCGAAGCTCTCGTCCGGGCGGAGGCCGCCTCGCCCGCCGAGGCCGGAGCGGCCGCCGAACCCGTTCATCGCTCACCCCTCGCTCGCGGGAGCGCCGCCCGTGCCTGA
- a CDS encoding zinc ribbon domain-containing protein, whose amino-acid sequence MPDQPVSGQPSGQPFRLPCPKCGSVLKLRDRRVLGKIGKCPSCGHKFKLEEPEPVVELELDDSPAGVTFDAADPAPAVPPVGPAVGAPATAFAAPALAAAEPEGSVLKQRRRSKKRNRTPEIVVGVLSALGLGAVAYFGSQALNDDGGAPRQASAEVQEERAAQRVRETTGFEATAGAASALPAGASQVEPITLRAMPAGVSMLVHMRPAELWGPKWQATRDATGPLAPWAAAALEELTGYPPQAMAECTVGWVMGPRGSLPKPAAVFTFVEPPKRSELVLSLPGTLTEQYAVPMQIDTARQRAIMVLNDPQDPAAPPIGLAVAPAEYAGDLDPTAALTAPAVEGLLSATDRTAPLTVLFQPLDLNIHRDTLFPEAVRPMVDAIHDSFGAWTEAVALGYGPAANGQDVAVTLAVRGTTDDVASTLGRTAATELEEMPEQLLGYVRTLVPATVGRQRLVGRLPAMLAATINARVGGTEGRVYRAAVQLPAAAGPNLALASLLTWEAGLSGVRSADPTTVAAAPVDNATLAEKLDRLVDVDFRRTPMQEAFLFIGEEAKFPIELDGNAIRDGGMTQNMTQEFALGKVSAKDAIARIMQNHPKLAAVADAPQPGMLLITTYKAAVAAGQTPLPIGPGPPAE is encoded by the coding sequence GTGCCTGACCAACCCGTGTCCGGCCAGCCGTCCGGCCAGCCGTTTCGCCTGCCGTGCCCGAAGTGCGGGTCGGTCCTCAAGCTGCGCGACCGCCGCGTGCTGGGGAAGATCGGCAAGTGCCCCAGTTGCGGGCACAAGTTCAAACTGGAGGAGCCGGAGCCGGTGGTCGAGTTGGAACTCGACGACAGCCCCGCCGGCGTGACGTTCGACGCCGCCGACCCCGCCCCGGCCGTGCCGCCGGTCGGCCCGGCGGTAGGGGCTCCCGCGACCGCCTTTGCGGCGCCGGCGCTCGCTGCGGCGGAGCCGGAGGGCTCCGTGCTCAAACAGCGCCGCCGCAGCAAGAAGCGGAACCGCACGCCGGAGATCGTCGTCGGCGTGCTCTCCGCCCTGGGGCTGGGGGCGGTGGCGTACTTCGGCAGTCAGGCGTTGAACGACGACGGCGGCGCCCCGCGGCAGGCCTCGGCGGAGGTGCAGGAAGAACGCGCCGCCCAGCGGGTGCGGGAAACGACCGGCTTCGAAGCGACCGCCGGGGCGGCCTCCGCGCTGCCGGCGGGAGCTTCCCAGGTGGAGCCGATCACCCTGCGGGCGATGCCGGCGGGGGTCTCGATGCTGGTCCACATGCGGCCGGCGGAGCTGTGGGGGCCGAAGTGGCAGGCGACCCGCGACGCCACCGGCCCGCTCGCCCCCTGGGCCGCCGCGGCACTGGAGGAACTCACCGGCTACCCGCCGCAGGCGATGGCGGAATGCACCGTCGGCTGGGTGATGGGGCCGCGGGGCAGCCTGCCCAAGCCGGCCGCGGTCTTCACCTTCGTGGAGCCGCCGAAACGCTCCGAGTTGGTGCTGAGCCTGCCCGGCACGCTGACGGAGCAGTACGCGGTCCCGATGCAGATCGACACCGCCCGGCAACGGGCGATCATGGTGCTGAACGACCCGCAGGACCCCGCCGCCCCGCCGATCGGTCTGGCGGTGGCCCCGGCGGAGTACGCCGGGGACCTCGATCCAACCGCCGCCCTGACGGCCCCGGCGGTGGAGGGCCTGCTGTCGGCGACCGATCGCACCGCGCCGCTGACGGTCCTGTTCCAGCCGCTCGATCTAAACATTCACCGGGACACGCTGTTCCCGGAGGCCGTGCGGCCGATGGTCGACGCGATTCACGATTCCTTCGGCGCTTGGACCGAGGCGGTGGCGCTCGGCTACGGCCCGGCGGCGAACGGGCAGGACGTCGCCGTCACCCTGGCGGTCCGGGGGACGACCGACGACGTCGCCAGCACCCTCGGCCGGACGGCGGCGACGGAACTAGAGGAGATGCCGGAGCAGTTGCTCGGCTACGTCCGCACGCTGGTGCCGGCGACGGTGGGCCGGCAGCGGCTGGTCGGCCGGTTGCCGGCGATGCTGGCGGCGACGATCAACGCGCGCGTGGGCGGGACCGAGGGGCGGGTCTACCGGGCCGCGGTTCAGCTGCCGGCCGCGGCCGGGCCGAACCTCGCCCTCGCCTCGCTGCTGACCTGGGAGGCCGGCCTGAGCGGGGTCCGCTCCGCCGACCCGACGACCGTGGCCGCCGCCCCCGTGGACAACGCCACGCTCGCCGAAAAGCTGGACCGGTTGGTGGACGTCGACTTCCGCCGTACCCCGATGCAGGAGGCATTTCTGTTCATCGGGGAGGAGGCGAAGTTTCCGATCGAACTGGACGGCAACGCGATTCGCGACGGCGGCATGACGCAGAACATGACGCAGGAGTTCGCCCTGGGCAAAGTGTCCGCGAAGGACGCGATCGCCCGCATTATGCAGAACCACCCGAAGCTGGCGGCCGTCGCAGACGCGCCGCAGCCGGGCATGTTGCTGATCACGACGTACAAAGCCGCGGTGGCCGCGGGGCAGACGCCGCTCCCGATCGGTCCCGGCCCGCCGGCGGAGTGA
- the purE gene encoding 5-(carboxyamino)imidazole ribonucleotide mutase yields the protein MSDASPPAPLVGVVMGSRSDLPTMRAAAEILRQFDVLFEAEVVSAHRTPDRLVEYATEARGRGLKVIIAGAGGAAHLPGMLAASTTLPVFGVPVQSRALSGLDSLLSIVQMPGGVPVGTLAIGASGAKNAALLAVRVLALSDEGLAAKLAGYHAKQTATVTATRVLTDDDLFPPASSPLDHG from the coding sequence ATGAGCGACGCTTCCCCCCCCGCCCCCCTCGTCGGCGTCGTGATGGGGTCGCGCAGCGATTTGCCCACGATGCGGGCCGCCGCGGAGATCCTGAGACAGTTCGACGTCCTCTTCGAGGCGGAGGTCGTCTCCGCCCACCGCACGCCGGATCGGCTGGTGGAGTACGCCACGGAGGCCAGGGGCCGGGGGCTGAAGGTGATCATCGCCGGGGCCGGCGGGGCGGCGCACCTGCCGGGGATGCTGGCGGCGAGCACGACCCTGCCGGTGTTCGGGGTGCCGGTGCAGAGTCGGGCGCTCAGCGGATTGGACTCGCTGCTGTCCATCGTGCAGATGCCCGGCGGGGTGCCGGTGGGCACGCTGGCCATCGGCGCCAGCGGGGCGAAGAACGCGGCGCTGCTTGCCGTACGCGTGCTGGCGTTGTCGGACGAAGGGTTGGCGGCGAAACTCGCCGGCTATCATGCCAAGCAGACGGCGACCGTCACCGCGACCCGTGTGCTGACTGACGACGACCTGTTCCCCCCTGCCTCGTCCCCCCTGGATCATGGCTGA
- a CDS encoding acyltransferase family protein: MASRTADTSPEPAGSTLWTSPAAGHVPELDGIRGFAVLMVLIWHLWNCQIPATAGLLATLEIPSQLFWSGVDLFFVLSGFLIGGILLDHAEKRGFYTAFYMRRAARILPVYVVLLAAYFLGRALLDPERFGYLFHNPLPDWGYLTFTQNLLMARDGSFGPHFLGVTWSLAVEEQFYLFVPALLMALGSARFVRAACLLAVAAPLLRLTPSGFAEIVATPFRMDSLFAGVLLARAVRHPAAVRWMLANRATLWGLFGLLTVGMALMTRWPAGREGFEPSFLAAYYALLIALAVLHRGERVTAVWRWKPLTLLGLYSYGIYMYHMAVTGLMHGTILGEAPAVTTAAGAAVTLGSLVVTLLLAATSYHLYEEPIRRLGRRFTYKEQASEGTAPALSPAVEEPAPRRLAA; the protein is encoded by the coding sequence ATGGCGAGCCGCACCGCCGATACGTCGCCCGAGCCTGCGGGATCGACGCTGTGGACCAGCCCGGCGGCCGGGCACGTTCCCGAGTTGGACGGGATCCGCGGCTTCGCGGTGCTGATGGTGCTGATCTGGCACCTCTGGAACTGCCAGATTCCCGCGACCGCCGGCCTGCTGGCGACGCTGGAGATCCCGAGCCAGCTCTTCTGGAGCGGCGTCGATCTGTTCTTCGTGCTCAGCGGATTCCTGATCGGGGGCATCCTGCTGGATCACGCGGAAAAACGCGGCTTCTACACCGCGTTCTACATGCGGCGGGCGGCCCGCATCCTGCCGGTCTACGTCGTGCTGTTGGCGGCGTATTTCCTCGGTCGCGCGCTGCTGGATCCGGAACGGTTCGGCTACCTGTTCCACAACCCGCTGCCGGACTGGGGCTACCTCACGTTCACGCAGAACCTGTTGATGGCCCGTGACGGGTCGTTCGGGCCGCACTTCCTCGGCGTGACCTGGAGCCTCGCGGTCGAGGAGCAGTTCTACCTGTTCGTCCCGGCCCTCCTGATGGCCCTCGGCAGCGCCCGATTCGTGCGGGCGGCCTGCTTACTGGCGGTCGCGGCGCCGCTCCTGCGGCTCACCCCCAGCGGCTTCGCGGAGATCGTCGCCACGCCCTTCCGGATGGATTCGCTGTTCGCCGGCGTGCTGCTGGCGCGGGCCGTCCGCCATCCGGCCGCGGTGCGGTGGATGCTCGCCAATCGGGCCACGCTCTGGGGCCTGTTCGGCCTGTTGACTGTCGGGATGGCGCTGATGACCCGCTGGCCGGCCGGGCGGGAGGGGTTCGAACCCTCGTTCCTCGCCGCGTACTACGCACTGCTGATCGCCCTCGCCGTCCTGCATCGCGGCGAGCGGGTGACGGCGGTCTGGCGTTGGAAGCCGCTGACCCTGCTGGGCCTCTATTCCTACGGGATCTACATGTATCACATGGCGGTGACCGGCCTGATGCACGGGACGATCCTCGGCGAGGCCCCCGCCGTGACGACGGCCGCCGGCGCCGCGGTGACGCTCGGCAGCCTGGTCGTCACGCTCCTGCTGGCCGCGACGTCCTACCACCTTTACGAAGAGCCGATCCGCCGACTCGGCCGCCGGTTCACCTATAAGGAACAGGCGTCCGAGGGAACTGCCCCCGCCCTGTCGCCGGCGGTCGAGGAGCCGGCGCCGCGGCGTCTGGCGGCCTGA
- a CDS encoding 5-(carboxyamino)imidazole ribonucleotide synthase → MFTHAAQRQGYRVHCWGQDRDEPAVRAADAATVAPFGDETARERFAAAVDAVTVEFENVPAATLRKLAGFTPALPVRPGPDVLAVAQDRRREKAAAAAAGFATAPWREVSTEQQATAAPTIARPAILKTARDGYDGKGQVRLGEGDDLRAAWESLGRVPCVLEGRVEFALELSAIAARWPDGRTRVHGPFENDHANGILDLTLYPARVDPVVTAEARRVAAGMAAALGAVGLLTVEMFLTDDGDLVVNELAPRPHNSGHVTIEACGVSQFDQQVRVTAGLPPGDPSPRSAGAMANLLGDLWEQGEPDWAGMLAAFPDVSLHLYGKDDPKPGRKMGHLTATAGDPETAARRVLAARERLRGATR, encoded by the coding sequence ATGTTCACGCACGCCGCCCAGCGGCAGGGGTACCGTGTGCATTGCTGGGGCCAGGATCGGGATGAACCGGCCGTGCGGGCCGCCGACGCGGCGACCGTCGCCCCCTTCGGCGATGAGACAGCCCGGGAGCGGTTCGCAGCGGCGGTCGACGCGGTCACGGTCGAGTTCGAAAACGTCCCGGCCGCCACGCTGCGAAAACTTGCCGGGTTCACGCCGGCCCTGCCCGTTCGCCCCGGCCCGGACGTGCTCGCCGTCGCTCAGGATCGTCGTCGGGAGAAAGCCGCCGCCGCCGCCGCCGGGTTCGCCACCGCCCCCTGGCGGGAGGTGAGCACCGAACAGCAGGCGACCGCCGCCCCCACGATCGCCCGGCCGGCGATCCTCAAGACGGCCCGCGACGGCTACGACGGCAAGGGTCAGGTCCGGCTGGGCGAGGGGGACGACCTGCGGGCCGCGTGGGAGTCGCTGGGCCGCGTGCCCTGCGTGCTGGAGGGGCGGGTGGAGTTTGCGTTGGAGCTGTCCGCAATCGCCGCCCGCTGGCCGGACGGCCGCACCCGGGTGCACGGGCCGTTCGAGAACGACCACGCGAACGGCATCCTCGACCTCACCCTCTACCCGGCCCGGGTCGATCCGGTCGTCACGGCGGAGGCGAGACGCGTCGCCGCGGGGATGGCGGCGGCGCTGGGCGCCGTCGGCCTGTTGACGGTCGAGATGTTCCTCACCGACGACGGCGATCTGGTGGTGAACGAACTCGCCCCCCGCCCGCACAACAGCGGGCACGTGACGATCGAGGCCTGCGGAGTGAGTCAGTTTGATCAGCAGGTCCGCGTGACGGCCGGCCTGCCGCCGGGCGACCCGAGCCCGCGCTCCGCCGGAGCGATGGCGAACCTGCTGGGCGATCTGTGGGAGCAGGGCGAACCGGACTGGGCCGGCATGCTGGCCGCGTTCCCCGACGTGAGCCTGCACCTCTACGGCAAGGACGACCCGAAGCCGGGCCGCAAGATGGGCCACCTCACCGCGACCGCCGGCGACCCCGAAACCGCCGCCCGCCGCGTGCTCGCGGCCCGGGAACGGCTGCGGGGAGCAACTCGGTAA
- a CDS encoding FAD-dependent oxidoreductase, giving the protein MAGPTPDEPVEFGSETEKLVIIGSGPAGWAAGIYASRAELRPLCFEGANSAENYANGTLPLGQLALTTEVENFPSWPAGDLSGYLNSALTEKERMMLPDAGPDQEAITGPQLMTLMRRQAKNFGTRVVTDDIAKVDFSQRPFTLTTAGGKTVKAEAVIIATGARANYLGLDSEHAYKNKGVSACAVCDGALPRFRGKGVVVVGGGDSAMEEATYLTKFSNPVYIVHRRDEFRASKIMAERVLANDKITVKWNSVVDEVLGSDEQGVNGVVIRSTQDSDRTETLDVSGYFAAIGHTPNTAFLEGQLELTEKQYVVWTTPFRTHTSVEGVFAAGDVADDYYRQACTAAGTGCMAALDAERWLGAQGIE; this is encoded by the coding sequence ATGGCAGGCCCCACCCCCGACGAGCCGGTCGAGTTCGGTTCCGAAACCGAAAAACTGGTCATCATCGGCAGCGGGCCGGCGGGCTGGGCCGCGGGCATCTACGCCAGCCGGGCCGAACTGCGGCCGCTCTGCTTCGAGGGGGCGAACTCCGCGGAGAACTACGCCAACGGCACGCTGCCGCTGGGCCAACTCGCCCTCACCACGGAGGTCGAGAACTTCCCCTCCTGGCCGGCCGGCGACCTCTCCGGGTACCTCAACTCCGCCCTCACGGAGAAGGAGCGGATGATGCTGCCGGACGCCGGCCCGGATCAGGAGGCGATCACCGGCCCGCAGTTGATGACGCTCATGCGGCGGCAGGCCAAGAACTTCGGCACCCGGGTCGTGACCGACGACATCGCCAAGGTCGACTTCAGCCAGCGCCCCTTCACCCTCACTACCGCCGGCGGGAAGACCGTGAAGGCGGAGGCCGTCATCATCGCCACCGGCGCCCGGGCGAACTACCTCGGTCTGGACAGCGAGCACGCCTACAAGAACAAGGGCGTGAGCGCCTGCGCCGTCTGCGACGGGGCGTTGCCCCGGTTCCGCGGCAAGGGCGTGGTGGTGGTCGGCGGCGGCGACAGCGCCATGGAGGAGGCCACCTACCTCACCAAGTTCAGTAACCCGGTCTACATCGTGCACCGCCGGGACGAGTTCCGTGCCAGCAAGATCATGGCGGAGCGGGTGCTCGCCAATGACAAGATCACGGTGAAGTGGAATTCGGTGGTGGACGAAGTCCTCGGCAGCGACGAGCAGGGCGTGAACGGCGTCGTGATCCGCAGCACGCAGGACAGCGACCGCACGGAAACGCTGGACGTCTCCGGCTACTTCGCGGCGATCGGCCACACGCCCAACACGGCGTTCCTGGAGGGCCAGTTGGAGCTGACGGAGAAGCAGTACGTCGTCTGGACGACCCCCTTCCGCACGCACACCAGCGTGGAGGGCGTCTTCGCCGCCGGCGACGTGGCGGACGACTACTACCGCCAAGCCTGCACCGCCGCCGGCACCGGCTGCATGGCCGCCCTCGACGCCGAACGCTGGCTCGGGGCCCAGGGGATCGAGTGA
- the panB gene encoding 3-methyl-2-oxobutanoate hydroxymethyltransferase has translation MTDSDSTPAGPASGPRTPMTLPRFVAAKSAGRKLAVLTAYDALTARLFEEAGVDALLVGDTVGVVVQGHATTLPVTVEQIVYHTAAVVRGRDAGGGRAMVIADLPFLSYQTSVADAVRNAGRMLKEGGAGAVKLEGGGVDHGETIAAIAAAGVPVMAHIGLKPQSVHAVGGHRVQRDVDALVADAVGAEAAGAFAIVLELVNDEVAQAVTRAVGIPTIGIGAGPHCDGQVLVGADMLGLNPGFAPKFLKKYADLGSETRRAAAAYCEEVRGGAYPAAEHTHR, from the coding sequence ATGACTGACTCCGATTCGACCCCCGCCGGCCCGGCGTCCGGCCCGCGGACGCCGATGACGCTGCCGCGGTTCGTCGCCGCCAAATCCGCCGGCCGCAAGCTCGCGGTGCTGACGGCCTACGACGCCCTCACCGCCCGCCTGTTTGAGGAAGCGGGCGTGGACGCCCTGTTGGTGGGCGACACCGTCGGCGTCGTCGTGCAGGGGCATGCCACCACGTTGCCGGTCACGGTGGAGCAGATCGTCTACCACACCGCCGCGGTCGTCCGCGGGCGGGACGCCGGCGGCGGGCGGGCGATGGTGATCGCCGACCTGCCGTTTCTCTCCTACCAGACGAGCGTCGCCGACGCCGTCCGCAACGCCGGGCGGATGCTCAAGGAAGGGGGGGCCGGGGCGGTGAAACTGGAGGGCGGCGGCGTCGATCACGGGGAGACCATCGCCGCGATCGCCGCCGCGGGCGTGCCGGTGATGGCCCACATCGGCCTGAAGCCGCAGAGCGTGCACGCCGTCGGCGGGCACCGGGTGCAGCGGGACGTGGACGCCCTCGTCGCCGACGCCGTCGGGGCCGAGGCCGCCGGGGCGTTCGCGATCGTGTTGGAACTGGTGAACGACGAAGTGGCCCAGGCGGTCACGCGGGCGGTCGGCATCCCCACGATCGGCATCGGCGCCGGGCCGCACTGCGACGGGCAGGTGCTCGTCGGGGCGGACATGCTCGGGCTGAACCCGGGGTTCGCACCGAAGTTCCTGAAAAAGTACGCGGATCTCGGCTCCGAGACCCGCCGGGCCGCGGCGGCCTACTGCGAAGAAGTCCGCGGCGGCGCCTACCCGGCCGCGGAACACACGCACCGCTGA
- a CDS encoding Hsp20/alpha crystallin family protein: MHTSSSANSHASAGANSSSAVQSAVDRVRSEVERLVESAVNQGERALETVGIKPPPRRGMFPPVDVTDAPEAVIVRVDLPGVKPGGVTVDLSGSILTVAGTLPAFPPAPGASATQSERPHGTFTRSVSLPAAVDPAGVSADLKHGLLTVTLKKNAAAPSHSIPVNAVE, encoded by the coding sequence ATGCACACGTCCTCCTCCGCCAACTCCCACGCCTCCGCGGGCGCCAACAGCTCCAGCGCGGTGCAGTCCGCCGTGGACCGGGTGCGGTCCGAGGTGGAACGTCTGGTCGAATCCGCGGTGAACCAGGGCGAGCGCGCCCTGGAGACGGTCGGCATCAAGCCGCCGCCGCGTCGCGGGATGTTCCCGCCCGTCGACGTCACCGACGCCCCGGAGGCCGTGATCGTCCGCGTGGACCTGCCCGGGGTGAAGCCGGGCGGCGTGACGGTGGACCTGTCCGGCAGCATCCTGACGGTCGCCGGCACGCTGCCGGCCTTCCCGCCGGCGCCCGGCGCCTCCGCGACTCAGAGCGAGCGTCCGCACGGGACGTTCACCCGCTCGGTCTCCCTGCCCGCCGCCGTCGATCCGGCCGGGGTGTCGGCCGATCTGAAGCACGGTCTGCTGACCGTCACGCTTAAGAAGAACGCCGCCGCCCCGAGTCACTCGATCCCGGTCAACGCCGTCGAGTAG
- the glmS gene encoding glutamine--fructose-6-phosphate transaminase (isomerizing): MCGIVGYLGTHDADDVLLGGLRRLEYRGYDSAGLVTVHNGGFDLRRAVGRVERLKALCDEQPVRGSLGIAHTRWATHGRPSVENAHPHVDAAGKVILVHNGVIENHAAIRDFLKKQGVTFRSETDTEVLAQLVGFFYSQTGDLLESVRRGLLEVRGTFGIAVVSPDAPHTLIAARRGSPLLVGQADGAYFIASDAAAIAGQAVRVTYLNDDEIVRLGPDGMTAGTIDDVPVEKRFEELELAIEDVELDHTGFEHHMLKEIYEQPDALTNTLRGRLREGSDKITLGGLSQIARELPRTERLLLMGCGTAWHAGLIGEYLFEELAGIPCEVEYASELRYRNPIVLKNTLAVAVSQSGETADTLAALREVQTRGARVLGVVNTVGSTIARETDAGVYLHVGPEIGVASTKAFTAQVAVLAMMALDLGRRRHLSPERTIAMAEELMAIPDKIRTALELDDEVKALAEKLVDRDNWLYLGRGVNFPAALEGALKLKEISYIHAEGLPAAEMKHGPIALIDEGMPVVVIAPQDHTYEKVLSNIEEVKSRRGRVIAVVSEGDTEVARIADECLYVPKTEPLLSPLVTSVPLQLLAYHCAVLRGLDVDKPRNLAKSVTVE; encoded by the coding sequence ATGTGCGGGATTGTGGGTTACCTCGGCACGCACGACGCGGACGACGTGCTGCTGGGCGGTCTGCGGCGGTTGGAGTACCGCGGGTACGACAGCGCCGGGCTGGTCACCGTGCATAACGGCGGCTTCGACCTGCGGCGGGCGGTCGGTCGCGTCGAGCGGTTGAAGGCCCTCTGCGACGAACAGCCGGTCCGCGGCTCCCTCGGCATCGCCCACACCCGTTGGGCCACCCACGGCCGGCCCAGCGTCGAGAACGCCCACCCGCACGTGGACGCCGCCGGCAAGGTGATCCTCGTGCACAACGGCGTGATCGAGAACCACGCCGCGATCCGCGACTTCCTCAAGAAGCAGGGCGTGACCTTCCGCAGCGAGACCGACACCGAGGTCCTCGCCCAGCTCGTCGGGTTCTTCTACAGCCAGACCGGCGACCTGCTGGAGAGCGTCCGCCGCGGGCTGCTGGAAGTCCGCGGGACGTTCGGGATCGCGGTCGTCTCCCCGGACGCCCCGCACACCCTCATCGCCGCCCGCCGCGGCTCGCCGTTGCTGGTCGGGCAGGCGGACGGGGCCTACTTCATCGCCTCGGACGCCGCCGCCATCGCCGGGCAGGCGGTCCGGGTGACCTATCTGAACGACGACGAAATCGTCCGCCTCGGCCCCGACGGCATGACCGCGGGCACGATCGACGACGTGCCGGTCGAGAAGCGGTTCGAAGAGCTGGAACTGGCGATCGAGGACGTGGAGCTGGACCACACCGGGTTCGAGCACCACATGCTCAAGGAGATCTATGAGCAACCGGACGCCCTCACCAACACCCTCCGCGGTCGCCTGCGGGAGGGCTCGGACAAGATTACCCTCGGCGGGCTCTCCCAGATCGCCCGGGAACTGCCGCGGACCGAACGCCTGCTGCTGATGGGCTGCGGCACGGCCTGGCACGCCGGGCTGATCGGCGAGTACCTGTTCGAAGAACTTGCCGGCATCCCCTGCGAGGTCGAGTACGCCAGCGAGTTGCGCTACCGCAACCCGATCGTGCTGAAGAACACCCTTGCCGTGGCCGTCAGCCAGTCCGGCGAGACGGCCGATACCCTCGCGGCCCTCCGCGAGGTGCAGACCCGCGGCGCCCGGGTGTTGGGCGTGGTCAACACCGTCGGCAGCACGATCGCCCGGGAGACGGACGCCGGCGTCTACCTGCACGTCGGCCCGGAGATCGGCGTCGCCAGCACTAAGGCCTTCACCGCCCAGGTCGCCGTGCTGGCGATGATGGCGCTGGACCTCGGCCGCCGCCGGCACCTCTCCCCGGAGCGCACCATCGCGATGGCCGAGGAGTTGATGGCGATCCCGGACAAGATCCGTACCGCCCTGGAGCTGGACGACGAGGTGAAGGCCCTCGCCGAGAAACTCGTCGACCGCGACAACTGGCTGTACCTCGGCCGCGGCGTGAACTTTCCGGCGGCGCTGGAGGGGGCGTTGAAGCTCAAGGAGATCAGCTACATCCACGCCGAGGGCCTGCCCGCCGCGGAGATGAAGCACGGCCCGATCGCCCTGATCGACGAGGGCATGCCGGTGGTGGTCATCGCCCCGCAGGACCACACCTACGAAAAGGTCCTCAGCAACATCGAAGAGGTGAAGTCCCGCCGCGGCCGCGTGATCGCGGTCGTCAGCGAGGGCGACACCGAGGTCGCCCGCATCGCGGACGAATGCCTGTACGTCCCCAAGACCGAGCCGCTGCTCTCCCCGCTGGTGACGAGCGTCCCGCTCCAACTGCTGGCCTACCACTGCGCCGTGCTGCGGGGCCTCGATGTGGACAAGCCGCGCAACTTGGCGAAGAGCGTCACCGTCGAATAG
- the coaD gene encoding pantetheine-phosphate adenylyltransferase — MPDAPPDHRHAAYLGSFDPVTLGHEDIIRRGAKLFDRLTVGVGINPDKQPLFTPAERVELVREALADLPNVTVATFDGLAVDFAREIGAAALLRGVRSLMDIEAELTMSLTNRTLAPELETVFLMAHENLSHVSSSLIKQIARFGGPAVAGQLHQFVPPAVVGPLLEKYRRTEDA; from the coding sequence ATGCCCGACGCCCCCCCCGACCACCGGCACGCCGCCTATCTGGGCAGCTTCGACCCGGTCACGCTGGGGCACGAGGACATCATCCGCCGCGGTGCCAAGCTGTTCGATCGCCTGACCGTCGGCGTCGGCATCAACCCGGACAAGCAGCCGCTGTTCACCCCGGCGGAACGCGTCGAACTGGTCCGCGAGGCGCTCGCCGACCTGCCCAACGTCACGGTCGCCACCTTCGACGGGCTGGCGGTGGACTTCGCCCGGGAGATCGGCGCCGCCGCGTTGCTGCGGGGCGTGCGCAGCCTGATGGACATCGAGGCGGAACTGACGATGTCCCTGACGAACCGCACCCTCGCCCCGGAGCTGGAAACGGTGTTCCTGATGGCGCACGAGAACCTCTCGCACGTCTCCAGCAGCCTGATCAAGCAGATCGCCCGCTTCGGCGGCCCGGCGGTCGCGGGGCAACTCCACCAGTTCGTCCCTCCGGCGGTGGTCGGCCCGCTGCTGGAGAAGTACCGGCGGACCGAGGACGCCTGA